Proteins from a genomic interval of Corynebacterium deserti GIMN1.010:
- the treY gene encoding malto-oligosyltrehalose synthase — translation MARPLTATYRLQMRGPQADSSGRAFGFAEAKAQLPYLKKLGISHLYLSPILTSMPDSNHGYDVIDPTSINEELGGMEGFRELAHATHEQGMGIIIDIVPNHLGVAVPHLNPWWWDVLKNGQNSAYEFYFDIDWNDDNGSGGKLGMPILGEEGDEDKLEFDDLNGEKVLRYYENIFPIAPGSEEVTPQATYENQHYRLKFWRDGVINYRRFFSVNTLAGVRQEDPLVFEHTHRVLRELIAEDLIDGVRVDHPDGLSNPFGYLHRLREVIGPDRWLIIEKILGVDEPLDPRLSVDGTTGYDALRELDGVFISRESEDRFSMLALTHSGSTWDDKALRSTEETLKREVAQNELAAEIRRLARAMRRDNFSTAGHNVTEEKLSETIIELVAAMPVYRADYLSLSRTTATVIADMSKRFPSRRDALDLISAALLGNGEAKIRFAQVCGAVMAKGVEDTTFYRASRLVALQEVGGAPGRFGVSAAEFHLLQEERSLLWPRTMTTLSTHDTKRGEDTRARIIELTEIPNDFSELVNRVSAVLPAPDGGTGHFLLQNLLGVWPADGVITDSLRSRFADYALKAVREASTKTTWVDPNESFEASLCDWVEALFDGPSTSLITDFVQRLHRGSVQISLGRKLLQMVGAGIPDTYQGTEFLEDSLVDPDNRRFVDYTAREQLLDTLDNWSWEDAGPLTENADLAKLAVVHKSLEVRAEFPDCFVDGNYQAVFGEGRAESHIVGTARGTDRHHLSIIALATRRPLILEDRGGWHDTTVTLPKGTWEDRLTGKRYSGVVPATDVFEHLPVALLVLLVESEI, via the coding sequence ATGGCTCGACCACTTACCGCGACGTACCGACTTCAAATGAGAGGACCTCAGGCAGATAGTTCCGGTCGAGCATTCGGCTTTGCTGAGGCGAAGGCTCAACTGCCCTATCTCAAAAAACTGGGAATTAGCCACCTCTATCTCTCCCCAATCTTGACGTCGATGCCCGATTCCAACCATGGCTACGACGTCATCGATCCCACCTCCATCAACGAGGAACTCGGCGGCATGGAGGGTTTTCGTGAACTTGCGCATGCCACCCATGAACAAGGCATGGGAATCATCATCGATATTGTGCCCAACCACTTGGGAGTGGCTGTTCCCCACCTCAATCCGTGGTGGTGGGACGTTCTAAAAAATGGCCAAAACTCCGCATATGAGTTCTACTTTGACATCGACTGGAACGATGACAACGGTTCCGGCGGAAAGCTGGGAATGCCAATTTTGGGGGAAGAAGGCGACGAGGACAAACTCGAATTCGATGACCTCAATGGCGAAAAAGTCCTCCGGTACTACGAAAACATCTTCCCCATCGCCCCAGGTTCAGAAGAAGTCACCCCTCAAGCCACCTATGAAAACCAGCATTACCGCCTGAAGTTTTGGCGCGATGGTGTCATCAACTACCGCAGGTTCTTCTCGGTCAACACTTTGGCCGGCGTGCGCCAAGAAGACCCTCTCGTGTTTGAACACACCCACCGGGTACTGCGTGAACTCATTGCTGAAGACTTAATCGATGGCGTCCGCGTCGATCATCCTGACGGCCTATCGAATCCTTTCGGCTATTTGCATCGCCTTCGCGAAGTAATTGGACCAGATCGCTGGTTGATCATTGAAAAGATCCTCGGCGTGGATGAGCCTCTTGATCCTCGTCTTTCTGTCGACGGAACCACCGGCTACGACGCCCTGCGCGAGCTTGACGGCGTGTTCATCTCCCGCGAATCCGAAGACCGCTTCTCTATGCTGGCACTGACTCACAGCGGTTCTACCTGGGATGACAAAGCCCTGCGATCGACGGAAGAAACCCTTAAACGAGAAGTCGCCCAAAACGAACTTGCAGCAGAGATCCGTCGATTAGCGCGCGCCATGCGCCGCGACAATTTCTCCACCGCCGGCCATAACGTCACCGAAGAAAAACTCAGCGAAACCATCATCGAGCTCGTCGCCGCCATGCCTGTTTACCGTGCAGATTACCTCTCATTATCGCGTACCACGGCAACTGTCATCGCCGATATGTCCAAACGCTTCCCTTCTCGTCGCGACGCACTTGACCTCATCTCTGCAGCACTTTTGGGCAACGGTGAAGCCAAGATCCGCTTCGCCCAGGTTTGTGGCGCGGTCATGGCCAAAGGCGTGGAAGACACCACCTTCTACCGTGCCTCCAGGCTCGTTGCGCTCCAGGAAGTCGGTGGCGCGCCGGGTCGCTTCGGTGTTTCAGCTGCAGAATTCCATTTGCTCCAGGAAGAACGCAGTTTGTTGTGGCCACGCACGATGACCACGCTGTCCACCCATGACACCAAACGTGGCGAAGACACTCGCGCCCGCATCATCGAGCTCACCGAAATCCCTAACGACTTCTCCGAACTCGTCAACCGTGTCAGCGCAGTCCTACCCGCCCCCGACGGCGGAACCGGGCATTTCTTGCTCCAAAATCTCCTCGGTGTCTGGCCCGCCGACGGCGTTATCACGGATTCCCTGCGCAGCCGCTTTGCGGACTACGCGCTCAAAGCGGTCCGCGAAGCGTCCACAAAAACCACATGGGTGGACCCCAATGAATCATTTGAGGCCTCGCTTTGCGATTGGGTAGAAGCGCTTTTCGACGGCCCCTCCACCTCTCTCATCACCGACTTTGTCCAGCGACTCCACCGTGGATCGGTGCAAATATCGTTGGGGCGCAAACTGCTGCAAATGGTCGGCGCTGGCATTCCAGATACCTACCAAGGAACCGAGTTCTTAGAAGACTCCCTTGTTGATCCTGACAACCGCCGCTTTGTCGATTACACCGCCCGCGAGCAGCTCTTAGACACGTTGGATAACTGGTCGTGGGAAGATGCAGGTCCCCTTACAGAGAACGCCGATCTGGCCAAACTTGCTGTCGTACACAAATCATTAGAGGTCAGGGCTGAATTCCCTGACTGCTTTGTCGACGGCAATTACCAAGCGGTATTTGGCGAAGGCCGCGCAGAATCGCACATCGTCGGCACTGCCCGCGGCACGGATCGACACCATTTGAGCATCATTGCGTTGGCTACACGTCGTCCGCTGATCCTGGAAGATCGTGGTGGATGGCATGACACTACCGTTACGTTGCCGAAGGGAACGTGGGAGGACCGACTCACTGGCAAACGCTATTCCGGTGTTGTTCCAGCCACTGATGTTTTCGAACATCTGCCTGTTGCACTGTTGGTTTTGCTTGTCGAAAGCGAGATTTAA
- a CDS encoding GTP pyrophosphokinase, with protein sequence MSDKTLAQFGNYYHEFRRLHPSADVDFRMAIEELLTDGGVTFDRVSTRIKEWSSLKAKARKRRADGSLIYPDPRRDIHDMMGVRITTYHSTEIPVALKVLQDSFKVLKSVDKAAETRISGGFGYGSHHLILEVDDKSDDLQDYRGLVFEVQVRTVLQHAWAEFEHDLRYKRANVTNPDELNPEVDRMFTLAAGLIELADQQFDQIAALKETGRVTDESVELTAETLPGVLAMLIGNRFPRPRSTNYRFLEDILAANSITSVAQLRELLNPADIEVLMKVLEYRFHPGQIRIIDDLLLKRFGQAHIDATVSTDSQPHNAKRHRQLKRKLELMNQAHIVGLSN encoded by the coding sequence ATGTCTGACAAAACCCTTGCCCAATTTGGTAATTATTACCACGAGTTTCGACGTCTCCATCCCAGCGCAGACGTCGACTTCCGCATGGCTATTGAAGAATTACTCACCGACGGTGGTGTCACCTTCGACCGCGTCAGCACCCGCATCAAAGAATGGTCAAGCCTCAAAGCGAAGGCCCGCAAACGCCGAGCTGATGGATCTCTGATTTACCCGGATCCGCGTCGCGATATTCACGACATGATGGGTGTGCGCATCACCACCTATCACTCCACGGAAATCCCCGTGGCGCTGAAAGTCCTCCAAGACTCCTTCAAAGTGTTGAAGTCTGTGGACAAGGCCGCGGAGACGCGTATATCCGGTGGCTTCGGCTACGGCTCTCACCACCTCATTTTGGAAGTGGATGACAAGTCGGATGACCTCCAGGATTACCGAGGATTGGTGTTCGAAGTGCAGGTTCGCACCGTCCTACAGCACGCCTGGGCAGAGTTTGAGCACGATCTTCGTTACAAGCGTGCCAACGTGACCAATCCCGATGAGCTCAATCCAGAGGTTGACCGTATGTTTACGCTGGCGGCTGGTCTCATTGAGCTTGCAGATCAGCAGTTTGACCAGATCGCTGCGCTCAAGGAAACCGGTCGGGTGACCGATGAATCCGTGGAGCTTACCGCAGAAACATTGCCTGGTGTATTGGCGATGCTCATTGGCAATCGCTTCCCCCGCCCACGCTCGACCAATTACAGGTTCCTGGAAGATATCCTTGCAGCCAACTCCATTACCTCGGTCGCGCAGCTTCGTGAGCTGCTCAACCCTGCTGATATAGAAGTACTGATGAAGGTTTTGGAGTACCGCTTTCATCCAGGTCAGATTCGTATCATCGACGACCTGCTGCTCAAACGTTTCGGCCAGGCACACATCGATGCCACGGTGTCGACGGATTCGCAGCCACACAACGCTAAGCGCCACAGGCAACTAAAGCGAAAGCTTGAACTGATGAATCAGGCCCATATCGTCGGGCTATCGAACTAG
- a CDS encoding DUF3800 domain-containing protein — protein MRETLNRLATEANRQNRNLMVLVDSINEKSRKERIAGMYSHIFSRSSEHPEMRSIVEPPMHVDSALSSNIQFADWVAAYVSRAIDRQLIEDSRYPWMAEDISTSKVYGSFTLESKLHLLRHRPCNDLNTSDILKRERPLFNFEAATAIGSRLHVERIMQIKAASDRANSQKP, from the coding sequence ATGCGTGAAACTCTTAATCGACTCGCAACCGAGGCTAATCGGCAGAATCGAAATTTGATGGTGTTAGTTGACAGCATTAACGAAAAATCGAGAAAAGAACGCATTGCTGGGATGTATTCTCACATTTTTTCTCGATCTAGTGAGCATCCAGAAATGCGTTCTATTGTCGAGCCACCGATGCATGTCGATAGTGCGCTTTCCTCAAATATTCAGTTTGCCGACTGGGTTGCGGCGTATGTTTCACGCGCCATCGATCGGCAACTTATTGAGGATTCAAGATATCCCTGGATGGCAGAAGACATCAGTACATCAAAAGTGTATGGATCCTTCACTTTGGAATCTAAACTACACCTTTTACGACATCGCCCATGTAACGATCTCAACACGAGTGACATTCTAAAAAGAGAGCGACCCCTTTTTAATTTCGAAGCGGCCACTGCGATTGGATCTCGGTTGCATGTTGAACGAATTATGCAAATCAAAGCTGCTTCAGACCGTGCAAATTCGCAGAAGCCTTAG
- a CDS encoding LLM class flavin-dependent oxidoreductase, with translation MKNVSFGLDTFGDTTVDLVGNPVHQAQTVRDVIAEAKMAEKVGIDIFGIGEHHRPEYAISAPDIVMTAILASTEKLKVTSSVTVLSSDDPVRLFERYSTMNALSHGRAEITLGRGSFIESFPLFGFDLQDYEKLFSERIDLFAKILEADRKGEGVTWHGDTRSSLENQLLFPPTENGIETWVAVGGSPESVVRAAKYRFPLLLAIIGGAAARFRPYVDLYKRANEQFGQPQKPIGVHSPGLIAATDEEARQLSLENWLKLQRALGAERGWAPADETQFEREIEHGSLYIGSPETVARKIAATIQTLDLDRFTLKYASGPTAHEHLMKSIELYGTEVIPMVREILNEK, from the coding sequence ATGAAAAACGTTTCTTTCGGTCTCGACACCTTCGGTGACACCACCGTCGATCTTGTGGGAAACCCAGTACACCAAGCTCAAACAGTCCGCGACGTCATCGCGGAGGCGAAAATGGCAGAAAAGGTAGGCATCGACATTTTCGGTATCGGTGAGCACCACCGCCCCGAGTACGCGATCTCTGCTCCAGACATCGTCATGACCGCAATTCTCGCCTCCACGGAGAAACTCAAAGTCACCTCATCCGTCACGGTGCTGTCCTCCGACGATCCTGTCCGTCTCTTTGAGCGCTACTCCACCATGAACGCCTTATCTCATGGCCGTGCTGAAATCACGTTGGGTCGCGGTTCCTTCATTGAGTCCTTTCCACTCTTCGGCTTTGACCTGCAGGACTACGAAAAGTTGTTTAGCGAGCGCATTGATCTCTTTGCCAAAATTCTGGAGGCAGACCGCAAGGGCGAAGGCGTGACCTGGCATGGTGATACCCGCTCCTCTTTGGAAAACCAGCTGCTTTTCCCACCAACGGAAAATGGCATCGAGACCTGGGTTGCAGTGGGCGGTAGCCCTGAGTCTGTGGTTCGTGCAGCAAAGTACCGTTTCCCACTGTTGCTCGCCATCATTGGTGGTGCAGCAGCCCGTTTCCGCCCATACGTGGATCTGTACAAGCGCGCTAATGAGCAGTTTGGGCAGCCTCAGAAACCCATCGGTGTCCACTCCCCTGGTTTGATTGCTGCCACCGATGAGGAAGCTCGTCAGCTGTCGTTGGAGAACTGGTTGAAGCTCCAACGCGCGCTTGGCGCTGAGCGTGGTTGGGCTCCCGCCGATGAGACTCAGTTTGAGCGAGAGATCGAGCACGGTTCGCTCTATATTGGTTCGCCAGAAACGGTGGCGCGCAAGATTGCCGCCACCATTCAGACGCTGGATTTGGATCGCTTCACCCTCAAGTACGCAAGTGGCCCTACCGCTCACGAACACTTGATGAAGTCGATTGAGCTCTACGGAACTGAGGTCATCCCCATGGTGCGGGAGATCCTCAACGAGAAGTAA
- a CDS encoding RNA-binding S4 domain-containing protein: MSDLDGKPVRIDAWVWAVRLYKTRSDAAAACRAGHVKLNNNTVKPAQQVVPGDRVRVWVNHKELDVEVLRTIAKRVGAPIAKTCYVDHTPPPPPMEVLASIPRRDRGAGRPTKKERREMEQFRGMN, translated from the coding sequence ATGTCAGACCTTGATGGAAAACCCGTGCGTATCGACGCCTGGGTGTGGGCCGTGCGCCTCTACAAAACCCGCTCCGATGCAGCAGCAGCGTGCCGCGCCGGGCACGTAAAACTCAACAACAACACCGTAAAACCCGCGCAGCAAGTCGTGCCAGGTGACCGCGTGCGAGTTTGGGTAAATCACAAAGAACTAGACGTAGAAGTGCTGCGCACCATAGCAAAGCGCGTTGGCGCCCCCATCGCCAAAACTTGCTACGTCGACCACACTCCACCGCCACCTCCCATGGAGGTGCTAGCATCCATTCCGCGCCGTGATCGTGGAGCGGGTCGCCCCACAAAGAAGGAACGCCGCGAAATGGAACAGTTCCGCGGAATGAACTAA
- a CDS encoding YigZ family protein yields the protein MSDNARQPGLLEYQLPIADHVFDHELDIKRSRFLTFITRVQSEDQAREFIHTIKDMYPDARHHCSAFIFHVDGSNDVERSSDDGEPSGTAGKPMLQALRGSGLKDIAAVVVRYFGGIKLGTGGLVNAYTNAVTDLLPQVSRVTRSVRDIFTLQLPHSDAGRIEANLRGLGVIITDAAYAAEVTFTLALLPGERAGVESQLSSMMGAEVELHEHGHMWVESPSD from the coding sequence ATGTCTGACAACGCGCGCCAACCAGGGCTTTTGGAATACCAGCTTCCCATTGCGGATCATGTTTTTGATCACGAGCTGGACATCAAACGCTCCCGATTTTTAACGTTTATCACCCGCGTGCAAAGCGAGGACCAAGCGCGCGAGTTCATTCACACCATCAAAGACATGTACCCCGATGCCCGGCATCATTGCAGCGCGTTTATTTTTCACGTCGACGGCTCCAATGATGTGGAGCGTTCCTCTGACGACGGTGAACCCTCCGGCACCGCCGGAAAACCCATGCTGCAGGCACTGCGTGGCTCGGGCCTTAAAGACATCGCTGCAGTGGTGGTGCGCTATTTCGGCGGAATCAAACTGGGCACCGGAGGTCTGGTGAACGCCTACACCAATGCAGTGACTGACCTGCTGCCGCAGGTTTCCCGCGTCACCCGGTCGGTGCGCGATATCTTTACGCTTCAGCTCCCGCACTCTGATGCAGGCAGAATTGAAGCAAACCTCCGCGGCCTAGGCGTCATTATCACCGACGCCGCCTACGCCGCTGAAGTGACATTCACTCTTGCTCTGCTGCCCGGTGAACGCGCGGGAGTGGAATCACAGCTGTCCTCCATGATGGGTGCTGAAGTGGAACTACACGAACACGGGCACATGTGGGTGGAATCCCCGAGTGACTAG
- the treZ gene encoding malto-oligosyltrehalose trehalohydrolase encodes MLTSQIYSVWAPLPQDVRLIVNGQTHPMTRKAGGWWRADVTAQAGDRYGFSLFDGSSWSKPLPDPRSRQQPDGIHDLSAIPEDSYLWEDQQWTGRILPGSVLYELHVGSFSPQGNFEGVVDKLPYLRDLGVTAIELMPVQPFGGNRNWGYDGVLWHAVHEGYGGPAGLKALVDASHQAGIAVYLDVVYNHFGPDGNYNGQFGPYTAGGSTGWGDVVNINGHDSNEVRSYILDAARQWFEDFHIDGLRLDAVHSFDDRGAYSLLEQLAVVAEDVSAQSGIPRSLIAESDLNDHRIVASREAGGCGVDAQWVDDIHHALHALVSGETNGYYCDFGTVETLATTLAHVFEHTGNYSTFRGRNHGRPVRVDVTPSSRFVTYTTTHDQTGNRATGDRPSMSLTPEQQVLKAAIIYSSPYTPMLFMGEEYGAQTPFAFFCSHTDDELNRLTSEGRKREFARLGWNADEIPTPHLQSTYESSKLDWEFAPEQQRINDAYKQLLRLRHTLGFSQPNLLSIDIDHGEKWLSMANGRGRIVANFSDDTIEVPFGGELIYSFTSPRVTANSTTLQPWSFAILQR; translated from the coding sequence ATGTTGACCTCGCAGATCTATTCGGTGTGGGCACCGCTGCCCCAGGACGTCCGACTCATCGTTAATGGCCAGACACATCCCATGACACGCAAAGCAGGCGGGTGGTGGCGCGCAGACGTCACAGCTCAGGCTGGCGACCGTTACGGTTTTTCGCTTTTCGACGGCTCCTCCTGGTCCAAACCTCTCCCCGACCCGAGGTCTCGTCAGCAACCGGACGGTATCCATGATCTCAGCGCCATCCCTGAGGATTCCTATCTGTGGGAGGACCAGCAGTGGACTGGCCGTATCCTTCCTGGTTCTGTCCTGTATGAGTTGCACGTGGGGTCGTTTAGCCCGCAAGGAAACTTTGAGGGGGTCGTCGACAAGCTCCCTTATCTGCGTGACCTCGGTGTCACCGCCATCGAGCTTATGCCCGTGCAGCCTTTTGGCGGCAACCGCAACTGGGGCTACGACGGTGTGCTGTGGCACGCGGTGCATGAGGGGTACGGTGGCCCTGCGGGCCTAAAAGCGCTTGTCGACGCCTCCCACCAGGCCGGCATCGCCGTCTACCTTGACGTTGTGTACAACCACTTTGGCCCTGATGGCAATTACAACGGCCAGTTTGGCCCCTACACCGCCGGTGGTTCAACAGGCTGGGGTGATGTGGTCAATATTAATGGCCATGATTCGAACGAAGTGCGCAGCTATATTCTCGACGCCGCACGCCAATGGTTTGAAGACTTCCACATCGATGGCCTGCGCCTTGATGCCGTCCACTCCTTCGACGACCGTGGCGCCTACTCCCTCCTGGAACAACTTGCCGTTGTCGCCGAAGACGTCTCCGCGCAGTCCGGAATCCCGCGCTCGCTTATCGCCGAATCCGACCTCAACGACCACCGCATCGTTGCCTCCCGAGAAGCCGGTGGCTGTGGCGTGGACGCCCAGTGGGTCGACGATATTCACCACGCCCTCCACGCACTTGTCTCTGGAGAAACCAACGGCTACTACTGCGATTTTGGCACGGTAGAAACCTTAGCCACCACCCTTGCCCACGTGTTCGAGCACACCGGCAACTATTCGACGTTCCGCGGACGCAACCACGGACGTCCCGTGCGTGTTGATGTCACCCCCTCCTCCCGGTTTGTCACCTACACCACCACCCATGATCAAACCGGCAACCGTGCCACCGGCGATCGTCCATCGATGTCATTGACCCCAGAGCAGCAAGTCCTCAAAGCCGCCATCATCTACAGCTCCCCTTACACCCCAATGCTGTTTATGGGTGAAGAATACGGTGCACAAACCCCCTTCGCGTTCTTCTGCTCCCACACCGACGATGAACTAAACCGCCTCACCTCAGAGGGCAGAAAACGAGAATTCGCCCGCCTGGGATGGAATGCCGATGAGATCCCAACTCCTCATCTGCAGTCCACGTATGAATCCTCCAAATTGGACTGGGAGTTCGCACCAGAACAACAACGCATCAACGACGCCTACAAGCAACTGTTGCGTCTGCGGCACACCTTAGGGTTCTCCCAACCGAATCTACTGTCCATTGACATTGATCACGGCGAGAAGTGGCTGTCCATGGCTAATGGACGTGGACGCATCGTGGCTAACTTCTCCGATGACACAATTGAGGTCCCATTCGGTGGCGAATTGATCTACAGCTTCACGTCCCCGCGCGTAACTGCCAACTCCACTACCCTGCAACCGTGGAGTTTTGCGATTCTCCAACGCTAA
- the ilvA gene encoding threonine ammonia-lyase IlvA, producing MSETKVSEKSPGVMTSGAELIRAADIQLAQARISSVIAPTPLQYCPRLSEETGAEIYLKREDLQDVRSYKIRGALNSGVQLTQGERDAGIVAASAGNHAQGVAYVCKSLGVQGRIYVPVQTPKQKRDRIMVHGGDFVTLVVTGNNFDEASAAAHEDAERTGATLIEPFDARNTVVGQGTVAAEILSQLTAMGKSADHVMVPVGGGGLLAGVVSYMADMAPRTAIVGVEPAGAASMQAALHAGGPVTLETVDPFVDGAAVKRVGDLNYEIVERNQGRVHMMSATEGAVCTEMLDLYQNEGIIAEPAGALSIAGLREMKFSPGSVVVCIISGGNNDVLRYAEIAERSLVHRGLKHYFLVNFPQKPGQLRHFLEDILGPEDDITLFEYLKRNNRETGTALVGIHLSEAAGLDPLLERLEKSAIDSRRLEPGTPEYEYLT from the coding sequence ATGAGTGAAACCAAAGTGTCTGAGAAAAGTCCAGGAGTGATGACGAGCGGGGCGGAGCTGATTCGTGCCGCTGACATTCAATTGGCTCAGGCGCGAATTTCCTCGGTGATCGCACCAACTCCACTGCAGTATTGCCCTCGGTTGTCGGAAGAAACCGGAGCGGAAATCTACCTTAAGCGCGAAGACTTGCAGGATGTTCGTTCCTACAAGATTCGCGGTGCTCTGAACTCGGGTGTGCAACTGACTCAGGGTGAGCGTGATGCTGGAATCGTGGCGGCATCGGCAGGAAACCACGCTCAAGGTGTCGCGTATGTGTGCAAGTCGTTGGGTGTGCAGGGACGTATCTATGTGCCGGTGCAAACTCCGAAGCAAAAGCGCGATCGCATCATGGTGCACGGTGGAGATTTTGTCACCCTCGTGGTCACTGGCAATAACTTTGATGAAGCATCTGCGGCAGCCCACGAGGACGCAGAGCGCACTGGTGCGACGCTGATTGAGCCTTTCGACGCCCGCAACACTGTCGTCGGTCAGGGCACCGTGGCTGCGGAAATCCTCTCCCAGCTCACGGCGATGGGCAAGAGTGCTGATCATGTGATGGTCCCAGTTGGCGGTGGCGGATTGCTTGCCGGTGTGGTCAGCTACATGGCTGATATGGCACCGCGTACTGCGATCGTTGGTGTTGAGCCAGCAGGAGCTGCCTCCATGCAAGCTGCCTTGCACGCTGGAGGGCCTGTCACCTTAGAGACTGTGGATCCATTCGTTGATGGCGCTGCGGTGAAACGCGTGGGAGATCTTAACTACGAGATCGTGGAGCGCAATCAGGGCCGCGTCCACATGATGAGCGCTACTGAAGGTGCCGTGTGCACCGAGATGCTTGATCTGTACCAAAACGAGGGTATCATCGCGGAACCTGCAGGCGCATTGTCTATCGCAGGTCTGCGGGAAATGAAGTTTTCACCGGGTTCCGTCGTTGTGTGCATCATCTCTGGCGGAAACAACGATGTGCTGCGTTACGCGGAAATCGCTGAGCGTTCTTTGGTGCACAGAGGTTTGAAGCACTATTTCTTGGTCAACTTTCCTCAAAAGCCAGGCCAATTGCGTCACTTCCTGGAAGACATCCTTGGGCCTGAAGATGACATCACGCTTTTTGAATATCTCAAGCGCAACAACAGGGAAACCGGAACAGCGCTGGTGGGTATTCATCTGAGTGAAGCTGCAGGACTTGATCCATTGCTGGAGCGTCTGGAGAAATCAGCAATTGATTCTCGTCGCCTGGAGCCTGGCACTCCGGAATACGAGTACCTCACCTAA
- a CDS encoding cobalamin-independent methionine synthase II family protein — MSIDHIRTTHVGSLPRTPELLDANDKRASGDISDEKFFEILQTSVDEVVKRQVDLGIDIINEGEYGHVTSGAVDFGAWWNYSFTRLGGLTMTDTDRWASQEVVRSTPGNIKLTSFADRRDREKFREAYEDPISGIFTGRASVANPEFTGPITYIGQKETQTDVDLLKKGMEAAGATSGFVAALSPGSAARLTNKFYDTDEEVVAACADALAQEYKIITDAGLTVQLDAPDLAEAWDQINPEPSVDDYLNWIGTRIDSINHALKGLPKEQTRLHICWGSWHGPHVTDIPFGDIIEEILRAEVGGFSFEGASPRHAHEWRVWEDHKLPEGTVIYPGVVSHAMNAVEHPRLVADRIVQFAKLVGPENVIASTDCGLGGRLHSQIAWAKLESLVEGARIATKELF; from the coding sequence ATGAGCATTGACCACATCCGGACTACCCACGTGGGTTCGCTCCCTCGTACCCCAGAACTGCTCGACGCCAACGATAAGCGCGCAAGCGGCGACATCAGCGACGAGAAGTTCTTCGAGATCCTTCAGACCTCTGTCGATGAGGTAGTTAAGCGTCAGGTTGACCTCGGCATCGACATCATCAACGAAGGCGAGTACGGCCACGTCACCTCCGGTGCAGTCGACTTCGGCGCATGGTGGAATTACTCCTTCACCCGCCTCGGCGGCCTCACCATGACCGACACCGACCGTTGGGCATCCCAGGAAGTCGTTCGCTCCACCCCGGGCAACATCAAGCTCACTAGCTTCGCTGATCGTCGCGACCGTGAAAAGTTCCGCGAGGCATATGAGGATCCAATCTCGGGCATCTTCACCGGCCGCGCATCTGTGGCTAACCCAGAGTTCACTGGCCCCATTACCTACATCGGTCAAAAAGAAACCCAGACCGACGTTGACCTGCTGAAGAAGGGCATGGAGGCGGCAGGAGCCACCTCCGGCTTCGTCGCAGCACTGTCCCCAGGATCCGCAGCACGTTTGACCAATAAGTTCTACGACACCGACGAAGAAGTTGTCGCAGCATGTGCAGACGCACTTGCTCAGGAATACAAGATCATCACCGACGCTGGCCTGACTGTCCAGCTCGACGCACCTGACCTTGCTGAAGCATGGGACCAGATCAACCCAGAGCCAAGCGTTGACGATTACCTCAACTGGATCGGTACCCGCATCGATTCCATCAACCACGCTCTCAAGGGTCTTCCAAAGGAACAGACCCGTCTCCACATCTGCTGGGGCTCCTGGCACGGCCCACACGTCACTGACATCCCATTCGGCGACATTATCGAAGAGATCCTGCGCGCAGAGGTCGGCGGCTTCTCCTTCGAAGGCGCATCTCCACGCCACGCACACGAGTGGCGCGTTTGGGAAGATCACAAGCTGCCTGAAGGCACTGTCATCTACCCAGGTGTTGTCTCCCACGCCATGAACGCTGTTGAGCACCCACGCCTGGTTGCTGACCGCATCGTTCAGTTCGCTAAGCTCGTCGGCCCTGAAAACGTTATTGCTTCCACCGACTGTGGCCTCGGCGGACGTCTGCACTCTCAGATCGCATGGGCAAAGCTGGAGTCCCTTGTTGAGGGCGCTCGTATCGCTACCAAGGAGCTGTTCTAA